Part of the Pseudochaenichthys georgianus unplaced genomic scaffold, fPseGeo1.2 scaffold_1163_arrow_ctg1, whole genome shotgun sequence genome, ATAAAGAAGCTGTGCTTTGTTAATTGAACAAGGAAGATGAAATACCTGATTCAAAACATCAAAACTATTGGTTTGAATCGTGTGAACAAGAAATGAGGATCAGGGTGCTAGGGCGCTAGGGCGCTAGTGCGCTCAGCGGAGTTCATCTTGAACTACGCTGGGTGTCAGGGTTTGTGGACGGGCCGGGGCCGCAGTAACGTAGTAGTAACGCCGCAGTAGTCAGGTTTTTGGTTATCATGACACTGCACACCAAAGTACTCAGTCTTATTGACGGAAGAcagacttttaaaaaaaagaaaaaattaatTGAATGGCTATTGAAAAAGGAATTGCTTCAAGGAAAAATGAAATGCAAACTCTGCAAAAAGAGGATGAAACTGGAGAAACACTCAAACGTCGACGGACTGCAGTGGTAGGCGTATATTTTTAGCACGGGTTTTAACGATGACTTCCTCTGTTTACTGATATGTAATGTTACAAAGATAAgttctttatcaggaaaaaaggACTAGGAATTTACGATTTGTCTTTTGTAGGAAGTGCCGACGTAAAAAACACCGAGGGAAAACGACGAAGAAGTCAGTGAGGTCACTGTCCCTGTTTCAGAGgagcaaattgtccttgttcagCTGGATGAAATACATTTACAGGTAATATGAATTCATCAATAATATCAGTCATTTCCTCAAAGCACAGCAAATGAATGCCTGTAAGTATTACGTTTATTTTAAGCATGTTGACTGTTGTTTAACATTACCGATATCTAAATGCTAATTTCAGTTAGCGCGTCAATGACGTTATCCATTAAATGTTAGCATTGAGCTAGCGGACTAAGCGCTAGTTATTTGGCAATTcacaaccaagcggcaaactctggggaagagccgggaagccaatacggaagtgccacacactgcagttcatatattggccgataggcgatggctgcagaaaggagcaatttccatagacccccatgttaaaatgcccaactttacagcggaaaaaaacatgtttttctccctggctccatacattttattatcgatacagttagattccaccttcatgattatggatctgtgagtgaattgttttctaacgcgacccttttatttatattaggtcttaaagtttgtgcatacattagggcgtggtcacgttgatggacagatacgtgcctcactgtcagctaacagcaacttgtccactctgctaggctacaaccatagaggctacaacgttagttagtcatagtactgtacttgagcctttagctttagccgtgttcgtggtgatataccagacaattaagatgtcgtgctgtgcgcttgaatgtactaacagaacttccaagaagtctactctcagcttttttcggtgagtaaaatgataatattatacatgttaaccccgttagcaggtgtttgtgtgctttttagcttagcttgttatgtagcttattagccagctaaggatgtaaccctttatacgtgtgtatatatatatatacagtttagtttatgattcagccttgggtaagacttttatagtctatggctatgacgcccataatgctaaacgggagcaaatgttaaaaggggacccaattatcccagtggtgggataaccgaagctaaccggagccgtagctagccctttgcggctccgttagcttcggccagcggcggagcctggcgttataactggagatcaaggaaggcagcgaaacgcggacttggttcgcctgcagcccgctatagtattagctaaagaaattGTAGAGTATTCGCATTTGGTCTCTTTGGTCCTTCTGCAGACACCGTACCGGATGTAGGGATCTACATGCGGCACACGAGTAGTGTTGTGATAACTACCAGGTGTATGTATGTTGCTCCGTTACTATCAAGGTTATTAAACCAAGTTCTATAACAAACATGACTCGTTTATGAGAACATCAAACATGGTGTCAGAAGTCAAGTCTCCGGAGTTTTTTTACGGCGGATTTTTCACGTCTGGGTGACGTTTGAGAGGACAACTAAGCCTGCTCCAACACGACGCAtgcagctaagctaacatggcgGAAGGATTCCGGAGACCCGACCCACTCGTCTTTGACGGTAACATCGCAGAGAACTGGCGAGTATTCGAACAGGAATATGACATTTTCATCGCGGCGGCACACTATGACAAGCCAGCACGGACACGAGCATACATTCTCCTCAATATAGCGGGATCAGAGGCCATCGAGCGCGAGAGGTCTTTCGTCTATGCGGCTGAAGTGAGGGGTCCTGGCGAGGATGCGCCCATCATCACTCATGCCGAGTCTAAAGAAGACCCGGAGtgtctaaaaaggaaatttagggAGATGTGTAACCCTCAAACAAATGTCACTATGGAAAGACACAAGTTCAATACAAGGAATCAAAAAATCGGTGAGTCAATTGAATCGTATGTCAGTGCTTTAAGGATCAAGGCAAAGAGCTGCACATTTGGGAATCTCTATGAAGAACTAACCAGAGATAGACTGGTCTGTGGTATCAGTAATGACAACTTAAGGAAAGTGCTCCTGAGAGACTGTGATTTAACACTAATCAAGGCTGTTAACATATGTCAGATCCATGAGATGACTGAAGAGCACAATAAAACGCTAGCTATGCCACAGCACTCTGCCACAAATGTGGATTCAGTTCAGACTTACCAGAGA contains:
- the LOC139433191 gene encoding uncharacterized protein, translating into MAEGFRRPDPLVFDGNIAENWRVFEQEYDIFIAAAHYDKPARTRAYILLNIAGSEAIERERSFVYAAEVRGPGEDAPIITHAESKEDPECLKRKFREMCNPQTNVTMERHKFNTRNQKIGDPDRLDQWVLNIRRNTWTPNVSSRLCSEHFESHPFSTDSGGRRCLKNTAVPTIFYFTKEQQPGRKSR